The Tolypothrix sp. PCC 7910 genome includes the window GTTTGGTAACAAAGAGACTCAATCCCATCCCGTTCAAGATAAAAAGGGGAATCAAGGGGTACAGAACCATCGGGATATTCCAATGACTGCATAGAAACATGATTAATTCTAGGTTCGTTACTCAGTGATTGGGGGTCTAAAAGTTTTTTTGGGATCACATCCAAGATAATTCCATCAGATGCTCGCATATAAAGTACTGGCGTAGCAAAATCGCGCCTATCAAGTCCCACTTCCATAGAAATAGCATTGCGGGTTGATTGAATAGCAGCATCTACAGGGTAGCCTAATGCTAGGGTACGGTAAAATTCATCTGCAAACAGCTTGGCTGTAGCATCAAGTATAGAATATTGCATGGCGACTACTGCGGGTATTCCCCGACGCACCAAATTTGGTGCAGTACCTGCAAATACTTGGTTTGCAGATACCGTTGCACCTTGACAAGAATTGAGAATAACTAACCCTAAGTTATTGTCGCCTAAAAAGAAATTGGCAAACCTTTCATCATCTAATAAATTAGCTGTGCCATCTCCATCTACAAGAGCAATGTAGCCTTTATTATCCTTAAAATTCCCGTGTCCGATAAAATGGAACACATTATGAGGCTTCTCTCGAAGCTTTTGATTAATGTTGCGGATAGTAGCTTCTTGTAATACATCTAACTCTATATCGCCTGCTTCTATGTGTTTACTCAGTGCTTCGCGGATTAACTGTTCTTCCCCAGCAACATCCAATTTTGCTAAATTAGTAGGACTCGAAATGACTAGCAGGACTTTGAGGGGTAAACTAGCAGCTTTAATATCCCGTTTTTGCAGGGGAACATCAATATAGCGAGAGAGTACGGTTTGAGTGTTGTTCCCTAGAAAAGTGTTAGTTTGTTTATCGTAGAGAAATTCCCAAGGAAGAGCAGCTAATTCAGGGGACTCAAAGATTAAGCGCAAGCGGACACTGTGATTATTTGCTTGTGCCCCTGCTATCGTAGCTTGAAATCGAGCATTAATTTGGTTGGGGAAAAGTGCTTGGTATAGTTCGTAACCCAGTCCTTTGAGCAACTCACCATCTTTTACCTGATGGTCAATCAATCTTAATGTTTGCTTAGTTCTGTCCATATCCAGGCTTAATTCACCGGAAACCTCGCCTTGAGAGGAGGAAGCGCGAATCCTTTGATTCTCGTTAACTAATATTTGAAAATCCTGATAATTCATTATCGCAATAAATATTCAAGACAATTATTAGATAGTAAGTGGTTGCGTGTAGCGCTCTATAAACAAAAGAAATCTCTAACTTTTCAGACTTTTTCAAAACAGGTCAGCCAGTGTATCAGTAATAGTAGCTTGAAACTCCTGTTTTTTGCGGTTATCGTCATACTTCAGCACAGTATTAATATTCGCGTGCCTGCTAAACTTCTGCACCTTTTGGTAATCACCCTCAAACACCTCTGTAGCTTTAGTAATCGCACTATGCCGAATCCGGTGCGGCGACATCTTCTTAGGAATACCAGCTTCTTGTGCCAAAGTATCCACCAACTTGCGAATAAATTCCCCAGTCAACCGCTTCCCCTTATAATGTTCCACCAGGGCCACAAACAAAGGCTCATTTAATTTAGCTTTAGTCCGCCTGCTAGCAATCAACCAATCAGTAATCGCTGCTATAGTTTTGCGACTGAGTTTAATAGTTTCCTTTTGCGTCCCCCGTCCCTTACCCAAAATAGAAATTGTGCCCCCACTGGCGTTAAAATCGCCGATATTCATCTGGCAGATTTCATTGCGCCGCAGGGCATTGTCCCACAACAACCGCATAATGGCATAATCCCGCTTCCCGGTAACAGTGCTAGTATCAATCAGCTGCATCATGCTGGCGATCGCCTCCGGTGCTACACCGCTGGTATCCCGATAAGCCTTAACTTTTTCCGCCCCCACATCGTCCAGCACAAAATTACACACCCCCAACACTCTCCCCACCTGCACCAGCGACTTAATTGCCGATAACCGCCGGTTCACCGTCGCCTCCGACAGTCCTTTATTCATCAAGCTTTCTTTATACTGACTGACAATATTAATTGCTTGGACTTGCTCCAACTTGAGAAACTGTGCTACCACAGAAGGCGTAGGCGGTTGATGGGCCACATAATCAAAAAAATCCCGTAAATCCCTAGCATAAGCTCTTTGAGTATTAGGCGATCGCTTCCCCAATAACAACCGCGCCATCACATCCGGTGCTGTGGATAACGTCGCCGAGTCCAACGGCACAAGCGTGTTGTTTCCCCTGAGTATTTCCCCTTCTACAGTGGTAGATGTATCCATAGCCTCCACGGACTGAGTACAGTTGCCAAAAACTCCATTATCGCAACTGTGCATTGTCACCTCAACCCATGTCAATACCAGACTAGACAATCATGTAAATAGGGTTCATCACACCAAATATTTTATCTAGGTCAAGTTCCTGTTGCTATCAAGCGCGTGATATCAATGCTGCCCAGCAGTGCCAGTTCCAGATTTTCACACTCAGCCGTCTGTACCAATGTCTACACAGCAGTCTATACCGAAACCCAAAACTTTACTCTGTACGATCCTCTTGTTCTGTTTGGGTTTGAGAATTTACCACCTCTGTTGTGATTTCCTCAACGGATAAATCAACTGCCTCTGCCACTTTGGAAATGCTGTAGCCCATGTTCAAAAGGCGTGCTGCTGCTTTTAATTTGGTTTGACGCTCCAAGTCTTTGTAGATTCGTGTTTCTTCAATGTTCAGTCCGTTCAGTAAGAGCATAGCAACCAAATCCTCTCTACTCAAAGTTTTACCCATTGTCCATGACGTGATACAGCTTGCGTCTACGCTTTCTTCTATACCAAGGGTTGTTAAATCCTTGTTATCAGTGATATCAAAATAACTTCAACCACATCAACTCGTGAAGCCCGACGAACTGGGAGACGCTTCGCTTAGAGCGGGTGGTGTGGGGGACGGGCAATAATTTACTCGTAGAGTGGCCAAAACTTAGCAGCCCGCCCCCCACACTCCGCTGCGCCACCCGCTCTACTCCCAGTTCTTGAACAGTGCAACAGGTTTTTCTCTCCAATGCTGATATTAACTAATAAAGCATTGTCAAAAATTGACAGTTATTGTTAATGATGGCAGGATCTGAAAGAGAAGCACATCACTTTTTGGTGCCGCACTATGAACGTACATCTCGGCGAAACCTTAGATAAATTTGTGGCTGAACTCATCGCCAGTGGACTCTACCAGTCGCAAAGTGAGGTGATCCGTGAAGGGCTACGGCTGCTCAAAGAGCGTGAAGATTTACGCAAACTCAAGCTTGAACAATTGCGGCGTGACATTCACTTGGGAATTGACCAGCTATCAAGAGGAGAGTTTACCACCTACACCTCATCTCAAGACCTTGCTCAAGAAATCAAGGCGACAGGACGCAAGAAACTTGCCGACTCAACAGAGAACTCTAAAGCATGAAGGAGCTACGAGTCACAAAAGAGGCAAAAGGCGATCTAGCTGATATTTGGTGGTACGTTGCACAAAACAATGAACCTGCCGCAGATGCCATCATTGACAAGCTCATGCAGAAGTTTGATGAGCTGCTTGTCACTCCAGAAATAGGGAGAGCGCGTACCGAGTTAGCACCAAAGCTTCGGAGTATCCCCGTAGGAAAATACCTGATTTTTTACCGACCGATTGCAGAAGGTATTGAGATTGTGCGTGTGATTCATGGTGCCAGAGATATTGAAAGCCTTTTTGAGGAACCATGAGAGAGTTTTCTAAATTTAATCATCAAAATCAATTGGCTGACCGTTGAAATGCTTGTAAATACTTTCCGGGGTCAACCAACTAGGAATTGTCACCTTTTTATCTACTTCTGCATCGCCATCTGAATTATTTAACCCGTTAATTACTGCCACCTTCAGAGGTGTTTTACCATCAGCAGTTTTGCGGTCAATTTGAATAGTGCCTCTGCTTCTACCCTTAGCTGTTCCATCACTGCCACCAACAGCAGTATTAGTAAAGAAATGGGCAATACAAACTAATCTTTCTTCAGCTTTTCTAGGGTCGCTCAGAGATGCTTTAACAAACTTTTTGGCAGGCTCCTTGGTAATATCTGACTCAGAATAGTTAGTAAATTCATCAACTAATAACTGTTGCGGTTGTTTATCAGGTTGATTATTAATTCTGTCCAGCCAACGCTCGCGGGCATCATCAAAAGCTTGCCCTATATCTGACTCTGTTTGCGCTATCAACTGCGGGCTTAAATATCTCCATGCGTTTCTTAAATTCTCCCCGGCGTGTGCATCTATCAGCTGATACAAAGGCATATCAAATAAATATTCTCTGAGCATGACAATCGATGCTGCTAGAGTAGATTTACCACTTCCCGCTTCTCCCAGCACCCAAACAGGCTTTTGATTGTCGATAACCTTCCACAGCCAACCATCCTCATGATTCTTGAGTGCTTCGATTAAATCACCTCGGAGGCGCTGGTCAGTCAATTGATGATTGTCGCTGTTTGCGATCGCTCCCTTGGTCTTCCCCTCAATCTTGCCACGCTCCTGCTCCGCTTTCGCTCTGTCCCTTAAATTCTCAGCAATAGTCTTATCCATCACAGAATGATTAACAGCACGGGCTTTTAAAAAATCCTCAAGCTGGATACG containing:
- a CDS encoding AAA-like domain-containing protein, whose amino-acid sequence is MNYQDFQILVNENQRIRASSSQGEVSGELSLDMDRTKQTLRLIDHQVKDGELLKGLGYELYQALFPNQINARFQATIAGAQANNHSVRLRLIFESPELAALPWEFLYDKQTNTFLGNNTQTVLSRYIDVPLQKRDIKAASLPLKVLLVISSPTNLAKLDVAGEEQLIREALSKHIEAGDIELDVLQEATIRNINQKLREKPHNVFHFIGHGNFKDNKGYIALVDGDGTANLLDDERFANFFLGDNNLGLVILNSCQGATVSANQVFAGTAPNLVRRGIPAVVAMQYSILDATAKLFADEFYRTLALGYPVDAAIQSTRNAISMEVGLDRRDFATPVLYMRASDGIILDVIPKKLLDPQSLSNEPRINHVSMQSLEYPDGSVPLDSPFYLERDGIESLCYQTLLQSASLMRIKAPKLMGKTSLLRRIIAQGVKQNYQRVYLDLGGVNKQVITNLDNFLRWFCSKVSLELDLDNQVDNAWNTKFLGSNDNCTAYLKKYILNQINSPLVLVLDEVDRLFPYSEVVSDFFGMLRSWHEKGKDTEVWKQLRLVLAHSTEVYIPLDYHQSPFNAGVPVELEEFNQQQVKDLATKHGINSQDSLLAELRTMVGGHPYLLRLAMYDVATGKTTFKDLLESATTEAGIYSNHLRYLLEILRSAPDLVQALKQVVNSTMGVELDSMQIYKLHSLGLVQRQNNHVTPRCQLYREYFRRVL
- a CDS encoding tyrosine-type recombinase/integrase codes for the protein MHSCDNGVFGNCTQSVEAMDTSTTVEGEILRGNNTLVPLDSATLSTAPDVMARLLLGKRSPNTQRAYARDLRDFFDYVAHQPPTPSVVAQFLKLEQVQAINIVSQYKESLMNKGLSEATVNRRLSAIKSLVQVGRVLGVCNFVLDDVGAEKVKAYRDTSGVAPEAIASMMQLIDTSTVTGKRDYAIMRLLWDNALRRNEICQMNIGDFNASGGTISILGKGRGTQKETIKLSRKTIAAITDWLIASRRTKAKLNEPLFVALVEHYKGKRLTGEFIRKLVDTLAQEAGIPKKMSPHRIRHSAITKATEVFEGDYQKVQKFSRHANINTVLKYDDNRKKQEFQATITDTLADLF
- a CDS encoding type II toxin-antitoxin system ParD family antitoxin, whose product is MNVHLGETLDKFVAELIASGLYQSQSEVIREGLRLLKEREDLRKLKLEQLRRDIHLGIDQLSRGEFTTYTSSQDLAQEIKATGRKKLADSTENSKA
- a CDS encoding type II toxin-antitoxin system RelE/ParE family toxin translates to MKELRVTKEAKGDLADIWWYVAQNNEPAADAIIDKLMQKFDELLVTPEIGRARTELAPKLRSIPVGKYLIFYRPIAEGIEIVRVIHGARDIESLFEEP
- a CDS encoding ATP-binding protein is translated as MKQGVVELALAGVCGVAAIIGLATSQTRQPYDLTQIQFCPKSTNGVQSQIKLDKRFCNQPRFVLSEEWQRYGLYGSIIPYKGDAIQWVRDLPTDNPHQLLGGALGVMGLWGIVGCLLVRSQRLKRKDYELRELEKTGGYAIWQQHKHKREVKQHSTQLYTERLKDGLSGLDTEERLALGLTDAENERAKGRIQLEDFLKARAVNHSVMDKTIAENLRDRAKAEQERGKIEGKTKGAIANSDNHQLTDQRLRGDLIEALKNHEDGWLWKVIDNQKPVWVLGEAGSGKSTLAASIVMLREYLFDMPLYQLIDAHAGENLRNAWRYLSPQLIAQTESDIGQAFDDARERWLDRINNQPDKQPQQLLVDEFTNYSESDITKEPAKKFVKASLSDPRKAEERLVCIAHFFTNTAVGGSDGTAKGRSRGTIQIDRKTADGKTPLKVAVINGLNNSDGDAEVDKKVTIPSWLTPESIYKHFNGQPIDFDD